Proteins encoded together in one Apis cerana isolate GH-2021 linkage group LG4, AcerK_1.0, whole genome shotgun sequence window:
- the LOC107996075 gene encoding protein split ends isoform X6, producing MTKLCNHKRKLLLPTTAAASPVASCTPAVSSSALSAGPGATAIHVNADSPTSPDKARKDGLNKKKKRKIGGIGNIFSGVSVSQLMAQRERAIVTAAGVQGSPVPNGSQVWPIAIPNLQVQQSNQQICHQTLNSPSQTQDINGCATRNPQQRLGQHNMSGMLMGNSLIMNQQSTNFNNMSQQQQQLLQQQHQQLILQQQQQQQQQQLMQQHMSQQQQQQQQPPQQLMPHHQQMQHMQILQQHEQQHQNTVVNQLTQQQAPHYLNQLNQQPLHIMQQQEHLSQQQQQQQLHIQQMQKHKMQQQQQQQQQQPHMTQEVDQSGNYPQHSSENYAHHMQSSQVTGQALHPQLHQIHQHQLQQQTQQHQANQHVMQASADHFQMQIQQQLQQQQQHQHQQVPQVCVQPQYPNQQLNHHSLDVMQQQTSGSVMNTADMQNRLNRTSSVTEEEMNAKQMQQQQQQQQQQQQQQQQQQQQLLLHNHAVQRHHVVQNGNLSNNSHENMQRMYTQNQVQYPVRNFDGSKGTVVDVKHQQQYALSNVTGRSPNTNHGVEAQPGMGPNPGQPGNVHFNSRTPPWQQNRSASASHQPSLVTVQNITCNSFDRVPPLHHHIPQASTWTDEVARKKAKSGKIIVKKQRQHSVTDVRSNNLDQSASSPIDEFNEKNQQQNNNQIGSTVNSSGPSFLEDPSGYLAQQTALLNSTISRQTGVSSSQVGMANNSKPPQTSHGSHLPNNSYLPQPKPSSGTSPTSTSTFNSVKNHATSPVVVHSSMTPTSSGGGGTDSESSPCQGCVTSADTQSYVQDQYKQQMQRQYLMHSDQREDPVTSSTFGEQYQNNQQQADSRPIQGGTVSTSHGSPIGTNSPANSDTPASSTPGISQPATPQSLISSQPSTPHSYSQPPTPHSHSTSSGQVPSQPLTPQAQQPSQSSVSSVGQEQRAETPCSAATSSNVVVPSSTPSSQTSSSGTDGMSQIAKRQTTRQSSLEGYQPHPHTVNAVSRVPINHFAGTSSVITTMASGHTVSSNTITSVLAGRANTATVSINTPSGIPNPAIPDILSNKSQHQASSTTLTNVPTTVVPTTSSLPNSQASIAISVSKSPLEMVQSVVSSIQVPQASTNSPAQPQNQQQQQQQQQQQQQQPTQQHPQSNVQVHNVLTSGGILKHPAGSTLPPGHILVSNGGQLIMASTGSGINGVMAPPPPKIISNSNSMPPLSVSPMVTSVTGAVSQVIPAVGMAQQVIGQPTVLVNTIQTPVLIQPGVMTMDSISQNVQIPHLTVATGNVIQNAQSILDANQDVARSVSANQGMVNRQPALLSPESAMSKKKAYKKRKANPQTVASMLHIASSQQNAGMLMQSQSNFAQQNFQTQSIGGPMLQALTIVPGKGGAPAQLVMNGQAGATSAQFNAQQIITNPQPAQQINLLQPVNLLNGAAGMVQNFPTIQQFIVPGIGSMVMSADGTATLLQDTGNIGMQLQIQNVNGQNVLTPVQSHSGIFNPSQSILAAGPAGMVIRAPQATGGKIIQQHSPGAQFLSPNSGQFLVNGTTSFGNQLSPIVANVSPNQQVTFNTSQVRPTNMQGQQEFIQMNGQTLMVPCGTAQNIAVSSAPNQQNTTFVQQNTTIVQQQTTMVSNNQIPNFQAAASNGTTVDPSLNIDHNQSYILSSGMIQGKAPTSPKSSVNSPSSEQNVEQQQYVLASSSTTVVEKTGQQSDQHSPLMARHSVSTQTAGNQANMAQSAMMRQGSPPDTTTHSPGNSQRSNSPAVDTTTHGAASPAPPITARHHSSSTPMVHCVSSSEPDSGDVPVASEDWRIQGITTKEITLSQPGLHGKTYVESTVTTGIQVGTQVDQVNRHLTLTDMHQPADTTHDENTYADSQEHMDTSSPNHSIYSDTMDQSPSEDQLASATKDNMADFSYREVEVNTLPVVGHSHYQPILYHDQQYVPNTNVYRQQTLVPDHAHCSSMLPQKFETKSCAVPEQNDPQQNSQRVADQHDDIHQNSTDDKHLEGQSLGIPYCPDSCESYQKFVNIGIAAPSGLYPHLYNYRSDPNSIAVVNYSPNKQAYINPYIYNQFVYAQEGDDGEDTDSSSED from the exons ATGGtctcaataagaaaaagaagaggaaaatagGGGGGATAGGAAACATTTTCTCCGGAGTCTCTGTCTCGCAACTTATGGCACAACGTGAAAGAGCTATCGTTACGGCAGCTGGGGTGCAAGGATCGCCAGTGCCAAATGGATCGCAG GTGTGGCCAATTGCGATACCCAATTTGCAAGTTCAACAGAGCAATCAACAAATCTGTCATCAAACGCTGAATTCACCTTCGCAAACTCAAGATATTAACGGCTGTGCAACCAGAAATCCTCAACAAAGGTTAGGTCAGCATAATATGTCTGGAATGCTAATGGGAAATTCGCTGATAATGAATCAGCAGAGCACTAATTTCAACAACATGAGtcaacagcagcaacaactGTTGCAACAGCAGCATCAACAGCTAATATTacagcaacaacagcaacagcagcagcaacaacttATGCAACAGCACATGTCccagcagcaacaacagcaacagcaaCCACCGCAACAATTGATGCCTCATCATCAGCAGATGCAACACATGCAAATTTTACAACAACACGAGCAGCAACATCAAAATACAGTTGTGAATCAGTTAACGCAACAACAAGCTCCCCATTATCTCAATCAATTGAATCAACAACCGTTACACATAATGCAGCAACAGGAACATTTGAGCcaacagcaacagcaacagcaATTACATATACAACAAATGCAGAAACACAAAatgcagcagcaacaacaacaacaacaacaacaaccgcACATGACTCAAGAAGTTGACCAATCGGGCAATTATCCTCAACATTCGTCGGAGAATTATGCACATCACATGCAATCCTCGCAAGTGACGGGTCAAGCTCTTCATCCACAATTGCACCAAATTCATCAACATCAATTACAGCAACAAACGCAGCAACATCAAGCTAATCAACACGTGATGCAGGCATCGGCGGACCATTTTCAAATGCAGATACAGCAACAGttacaacaacagcaacagcaTCAACATCAACAAGTACCTCAGGTGTGCGTGCAACCTCAGTATCCTAATCAACAATTGAATCACCATTCGTTGGATGTGATGCAACAACAAACTTCTGGTTCTGTGATGAATACCGCCGACATGCAGAATAGATTGAATCGAACGTCTTCTGTGACGGAAGAGGAAATGAACGCGAAGCAAATgcaacaacagcagcagcagcaacagcaacaacaacaacaacagcagcagcagcaacaacaacttTTGTTGCATAATCACGCGGTACAACGGCACCATGTCGTACAAAATGGAAACTTGTCAAATAATTCGCACGAAAACATGCAACGAATGTATACTCAGAATCAAGTTCAATATCCCGTGAGAAATTTTGACGGTTCGAAAGGGACTGTCGTAGATGTGAAACATCAGCAACAATACGCTTTATCGAACGTAACGGGAAGGAGCCCGAATACCAATCACGGTGTTGAGGCACAGCCTGGAATGGGACCAAACCCGGGCCAACCCGGTAACGTGCATTTCAACTCGAGGACACCCCCTTGGCAGCAAAATCGATCAGCTTCGGCCTCTCACCAACCTTCTCTCGTCACGGTCCAGAACATCACGTGCAACTCGTTCGATCGTGTCCCACCCCTGCATCATCACATTCCACAAGCGTCCACCTGGACCGACGAAGTGGCGCGAAAGAAAGCCAAGTCTGGCAAGATAATCGTGAAGAAACAACGCCAGCACAGCGTGACGGATGTTCGAAGTAACAACCTCGATCAATCGGCTTCGAGTCCGATTGACGAGTTCAACGAGAAAAATCAACAACAGAACAACAATCAAATAGGATCGACCGTTAACAGCAGCGGTCCCTCGTTCCTAGAAGATCCGAGCGGTTACCTCGCACAGCAGACCGCGTTGTTGAATAGCACGATATCGAGGCAGACCGGTGTCAGTAGTTCCCAAGTGGGAATGGCTAATAACTCGAAACCACCGCAAACGAGTCACGGATCGCATTTGCCCAACAACAGTTATCTTCCACAACCAAAGCCTTCCTCCGGCACTAGCCCTACCAGCACGTCGACTTTCAATTCCGTGAAGAATCACGCCACCTCGCCTGTGGTCGTGCACAGTAGCATGACGCCGACTTCGAGTGGAGGTGGTGGGACAGATTCTGAGAGTAGCCCTTGCCAAGGTTGCGTTACCAGTGCCGATACTCAATCCTACGTTCAGGATCAATACAAACAACAAATGCAACGCCAGTACCTGATGCATTCAGATCAACGCGAGGATCCTGTCACGTCGTCAACGTTCGGCGAACAGTATCAGAACAATCAACAACAAGCCGACTCGAGGCCGATCCAAGGTGGTACAGTGAGCACTAGCCATGGCTCGCCTATCGGCACCAACAGTCCAGCGAATTCGGACACGCCAGCTTCGTCGACACCCGGTATATCGCAGCCGGCCACGCCTCAAAGTCTTATTTCGTCTCAACCGTCGACGCCCCACAGTTATTCGCAACCGCCTACACCTCATTCGCATTCTACTTCTTCTGGTCAGGTGCCATCTCAACCTTTAACGCCCCAAGCTCAACAACCCTCGCAATCCTCAGTGAGCAGCGTTGGGCAAGAGCAACGCGCGGAAACGCCTTGCTCCGCCGCAACAAGTTCAAACGTCGTAGTTCCTTCTAGTACGCCCTCATCGCAAACATCCAGTTCCGGTACAGACGGTATGTCTCAGATAGCGAAAAGACAGACAACCAGGCAGTCCTCTTTGGAGGGTTATCAGCCGCATCCCCATACCGTAAACGCCGTCTCGAGAGTGCCGATCAATCATTTTGCGGGTACGTCATCGGTAATAACCACGATGGCGAGTGGTCATACAGTTAGCAGTAACACTATCACCTCTGTGCTGGCTGGAAGAGCGAATACCGCCACTGTGTCGATAAACACGCCTTCTGGAATACCGAATCCAGCCATACCTGATATACTTTCGAACAAATCTCAGCATCAAGCATCCTCGACAACATTGACGAATGTACCGACCACCGTCGTTCCTACGACTTCGTCCCTTCCGAATAGTCAAGCGTCGATAGCGATAAGCGTCTCAAAATCGCCGTTGGAAATGGTTCAGAGTGTCGTGAGTAGCATACAAGTACCTCAGGCCAGTACTAATTCACCAGCGCAACCGCAAaatcaacaacaacaacagcaacagcaacagcagcaacaacaacaaccgACTCAACAGCATCCTCAGTCCAACGTACAGGTTCACAACGTTCTTACGTCCGGTGGGATACTGAAACATCCTGCTGGATCTACTCTACCTCCTGGGCACATACTAGTGTCGAACGGTGGCCAACTAATAATGGCTAGCACAGGGTCGGGAATCAACGGTGTCATGGCACCGCCACCTCCGAAAATCATTTCCAATTCGAACTCTATGCCACCTTTGTCGGTGTCCCCTATGGTGACCAGCGTGACAGGTGCTGTTAGTCAGGTAATCCCAGCTGTGGGCATGGCGCAGCAAGTTATCGGGCAACCAACGGTGCTCGTCAACACTATACAGACCCCTGTTCTTATCCAACCCGGTGTCATGACGATGGACAGCATAAGCCAAAATGTTCAGATACCGCATCTAACGGTTGCAACTGGAAACGTGATACAGAATGCCCAATCGATCCTGGACGCGAATCAAGACGTGGCGAGGAGCGTGAGCGCGAATCAAGGGATGGTGAACCGGCAACCAGCGTTACTCTCTCCTGAATCGGCAATGAGCAAGAAGAAGGCGTACAAGAAACGAAAGGCTAATCCGCAAACAGTGGCCTCGATGTTGCACATCGCTTCGTCCCAGCAGAACGCGGGCATGTTGATGCAATCGCAGTCGAACTTCGCGCAGCAGAACTTCCAGACTCAGAGCATAGGCGGACCGATGTTGCAAGCATTGACTATTGTTCCTGGAAAGGGTGGAGCTCCGGCTCAATTGGTAATGAACGGGCAGGCTGGCGCCACATCGGCGCAGTTCAACGCTCAACAAATCATCACGAATCCTCAACCGGCTCagcaaataaatcttttacaaCCGGTGAATTTGTTGAACGGCGCCGCTGGTATGGTACAAAATTTCCCCACCATACAACAGTTCATCGTACCTGGTATAGGGAGTATGGTGATGTCCGCGGATGGGACGGCTACTTTGCTCCAGGACACGGGAAATATCGGTATGCAGTTACAGATCCAGAACGTGAACGGTCAGAACGTGTTGACCCCGGTTCAGAGCCACAGCGGAATATTCAATCCGAGTCAGAGCATTTTGGCAGCTGGTCCTGCTGGAATGGTGATTCGGGCGCCGCAAGCCACCGGAGGGAAGATAATTCAACAGCATAGCCCCGGCGCGCAATTTCTCTCGCCGAACAGCGGACAATTTTTGGTGAATGGAACCACGTCGTTTGGGAATCAATTGAGCCCGATAGTGGCGAACGTGAGCCCGAATCAGCAGGTGACTTTCAACACATCGCAGGTACGACCGACAAACATGCAGGGACAGCAGGAATTCATACAGATGAACGGGCAGACATTGATGGTACCTTGCGGGACAGCGCAAAATATCGCCGTTTCGTCTGCTCCCAATCAACAAAATACGACGTTCGTTCAACAGAACACCACAATCGTGCAGCAACAGACGACCATGGTATCTAACAATCAGATACCTAATTTTCAAGCTGCGGCTTCTAACGGAACCACGGTCGATCCTTCCTTAAATATCGATCACAATCAATCGTACATCTTGAGTTCTGGAATGATTCAAGGAAAGGCACCTACCTCTCCTAAAAGTAGCGTGAATTCGCCCTCCTCTGAGCAAAACGTTGAACAACAGCAGTACGTTCTTGCGAGCAGCAGCACGACCGTGGTCGAGAAAACGGGTCAACAGAGCGATCAACACAGCCCTCTGATGGCAAGACACTCGGTGTCCACCCAGACAGCTGGAAACCAAGCCAATATGGCTCAGTCGGCTATGATGAGGCAAGGATCACCGCCTGACACTACCACTCACAGCCCAGGAAATAGCCAAAGGTCGAATAGTCCCGCTGTGGACACTACGACGCATGGAGCTGCCTCACCTGCACCACCGATCACAGCTAGACATCATTCGTCGTCCACG CCAATGGTTCATTGCGTGTCGAGTAGCGAACCGGACTCGGGCGACGTTCCAGTGGCATCTGAAGATTGGAGGATTCAGGGTATCACGACGAAAGAGATCACGCTTAGTCAACCGGGTCTCCATGGAAAAACATACGTGGAATCGACGGTTACTACTGGGATCCAGGTTGGTACCCAAGTAGATCAGGTCAACCGTCATCTAACTCTAACAGACATGCACCAGCCGGCCGATACGACACATGATGAAAACACATACGCTGACTCACAGGAGCATATGGACACATCATCACCAAATCATTCCATATATTCAGACACAATGGACCAATCCCCCTCCGAAGATCAGCTAGCAAGCGCCACTAAAGATAATATGGCCGACTTCTCTTATAGAGAGGTGGAAGTAAATACATTGCCGGTCGTAGGTCACAGTCATTATCAACCGATCCTCTATCACGATCAGCAATATGTTCCCAACACGAACGTTTATCGACAGCAAACTTTAGTGCCAGACCATGCGCATTGCTCTTCCATGTTGCCTCAAAAGTTCGAGACGAAATCTTGCGCCGTGCCCGAACAGAACGATCCGCAACAAAACTCGCAACGCGTTGCGGACCAACACGATGATATACATCAAAATTCCACGGACGATAAGCATTTGGAGGGTCAAAGCCTCGGTATTCCTTATTGCCCGGACAGTTGCGAGAGTTATcagaaatttgtaaatatcggTATCGCTGCGCCCTCAGGACTTTATCCTCATTTGTACAATTATAGGTCTGATCCTAATAGCATTGCTGTCGTGAACTACTCGCCCAATAAGCAGGCCTATATCAATCCATACATTTACAATCAATTCGTGTATGCGCAAGAGGGTGACGACGGTGAGGACACTGACTCATCGTCCGAGGATTGA